The region TTTTATTGAGGCAAAGGCTGCCGGCTGACTGTTAGCACCCAGGTGACCACACACTGTATGACTGCTGTGTGGAATGTCTCCTGCTCTAATTTCAACCTGCACAGTGCCTCCTGATATGGAGCATACTAAGTTTATTAATACTCGATAAGTCAATCACATTATTTATCTTGTCTTTATTGTAACTGTTACGGTTCGTAGGAGTGTACTCCCTGTTGCATGGGTACAATCTCTGACTCAACAGACGTTTTTATATTTGGAAACCTCTTGAGGTTCTGAACTAGTGAGGAAAGTGGCTCAAACTCAAAGGGATATGGTTGAAAGACAGAAATAAAATGGGCACAGGAAGTGAATGATATTTGCACTCCCCTCTGCCAAGCACAGGCATTAGAAGCAGTCACTGTAGGCCATGTGTATTTGCATGACATTGAAATGAGACGTACAGAAGCTTATGTACATATGGTATGTCACCTGATATGTTTAAATGTCCTGTAACAGTTCTGGGTATTTAtgcaatagtttttttttttgtacacaaGATTTTCATAAAACACATATAGGCTGTGATGTCCCTGACAATGTCTCTTTTGGAGCATAAAGTAGCATCAGATAAAAACCGCAAGAAGTAAATgaaggacagagtttgggaaacccctgGTGTAGGCTAGGGCCGCTAGAGATCCATACTAAATCCACATTTTCACTGCCAATCATTCAGATTTCTTTATTACTCATGCCAGATTTATAATTGTAGAGAATGTTAAAGACCCTTAGCAAACATTGTGAAGTGCTTTATGTTTGAAGGTGGGGTTAGTTAGCTTATTTCAGAGAGTAGTTAGTTTCACAGTGAATTCCTTTCTGCAGAGTCACTAAATGCTGTATGTTACCTTATTGGGGGGCCCAGACTGTAagacagggagagatgggggagcagAGTTCATATGGAATGATTTAGTGAGCAGGATGTGGTTTAAAGCTAATTGTGTTTGCTCATGGTTTGCAGCCTGACATTTTAGGAGAAGTGAAACCAGGGAATGGGGGAAGAAAGGAGTTGGCTCTATAGAGATAAGAGTGAAGGTAAAATTAGTAGGATACAGACGGTACACTTTCAACCAGTTTAATTTAATGAGCAATAGAAAACTGAATAAAAACCCTAATGTCAGCTAGTGAGGTAATTTATTCAAATTATTCTTCCCTTACGACTTCATGCAGCCAGCCAAAATGTTCCTGAATGCAGCCAAGAACACGAACAGTCTGTTTACCATCACACAATTAGCTAAAGCACAAAGTACAACTGCAGTATCCATCAAGCCAAGGCAGGAGTGGTGAATATATGCTCAAGAACAAGGCTTTGGTCTTTATTTAGAAAATGATACCAGCGGTAGAcactgaaatataaaataaaataaagactgACATTCTGTGCAGCCTTACAATACACTATGAAAATGCTGCTTTGCATGGGTAGGTATTTAAATAGTAAGGTTTACAGAGGAGCATTACTTTCACTGCTGTGCAGTACATCTTTCCCAACAGACCAGAGGAAATGTCATGGATCTGGGGGTCCGTCGCTGCCTTCCAAAGGTACCGGACATCTGCCACGTGTCCGTGAGAGGTGATCATCTTATCGTAGATGCAGGGGTGATAGGGGGCCTTCCCTTCCCCTGAAAAGTAAACATGTTCCTGGGGAGACATCCCCATGGCGTTGGCACAGATGCCCATGAACACATCATCAATGTACAGCGAGGCATTGAGGGACAGAGTGGCCTGGTAGATTTTGGAAGCCACGTCCCCTGAGACAACGTACCCTGCCCCCGCCGTGTAGTCTGGGTAAGATGGCCACTGGTACATCTCATAAGGCACGTGGTACTTGCTGTCCTTCCGGCGGTTAGGTGGGGCTCCCCTGTGCACGTGGCCCACCCAGAGGTCCCGGGCCCCCTGACGGATTAAGCCCTGCAGGTAGTGCACCAGGTTGGGCATGTGGACAAAGATGTCGTCGTCGGCTGACATGAGGAAACGTGCTTGGCTGCAGTAGTTGTGGCTCCAGCGGAACTGCAGCAGCAGTTTGATGGTGAGGTTGTGAAAGGTGTCAACAAAGTCCTGCTGGACCAGGTCCCCATAGACCTGGTCCTCCCCCAGCAGCCCCCTCTGTACATGGCCCCTCTGCTGGGGGTTGGGGTGGACCCCCAGGGCAAACACCACCCTCACGGTGGCCCCCAACTCCCTCTGGGTGTAGGCCTCATTCCCCCAGGTGGCCCGGATGGCCTGCCTCCTCTCCAGGTTCTCTGGGGAAGATTTGAcgaacagcagcaacagcacttCATTGCTGTCACACTTGTCATGGTGGTTGATGAGGTATGGGAAGTTGCTCTGGCTCTTAGCCTCCTTCTGGCTGATGCCAAAGCTCTTGTTGATGAAGTCGTAGCTGTTGACCAGGTAGCGGTAGGAGTAGGACTTCATATGGCTCACCACATGGTGGTCCAGCTGCTCCCAGCACACCATCAACACGGACAGGACAAAGCACGTCGTCACCAGCTGCACACATTGACATTTTCTGATCCTTCTGAAATTCAAAAACATTCTTCAACCTTCCTACCCTTGCCCCCCCTTTTCTATCTTTTTGTCAAGTCCAATAGGTTGTTGCGTTTGACAGGCTGCTACTTTCACAATTATTCCAAATGATTTGGGAGTGTCTGAGTTCCATCATATTTGCCCAACGGCAGACATGGGCTCCTCAGAGAAATGTTGGTCTTCAGTTAAATTTCATCTCCTCCTGACACCTCTCCACTCTGCTCTCTACTGGGACTGTATTGTTGAGACAATCATGTCTCCAGTCATCACCGTTTTGTTGTGTCCACACAGTCACAAAGCATTCCACATCATAGGATCtgaaaagagaaagacaaaaataTGATCATATTGCACTAATAGGAAATGCATTTGAAATTGTGAGTCAATATTATGTTATTGAGTCATTCTGAGGATGTGAATGAAACCGCTAGATGTGCTTGATCCATCACGCCGGCTAAACCCGGTAAGTACTTTTGAAGTTATTCCAACAGTGCTAAAGTGCGAAAACCGCAGGGCGGCGTCAATCAAGCATGCTTATTCTGTCCAACCTGGAACGAGGCATCCATCCTCACGTCCCCAAGGTAGGCTAcccaaacagcaacaacagccGTGGGTCGAGCAATCGCATTTAGTTCACAATGCGTGGACAGTCAAAATGCAATATTGATTGTAGGCCTATAAATACAGACTGGTAACGTGGCTTTTCAATCAACCTACTCACCGGGGTGAAAGAATGACAGTAAGGCTGAAGGCGAAATTGTAACTTTTCTCATATTCCAACGATTCCAAACTGAAGACGCAAAGCTGTCAAAACGCGTATGCTCAGAGCTCCCTACAAAAAAATTCACCATGTCATTCTATTTAGGTTAATATTTCaattaaaagttgggtgaaaaaaatactaaattcccTTGCGTTGAAgacttttgcaaatccaatcagttttccacgttgattcaacatcatcacattacatatttttgttgaaataacgtggaaacaatgttgattcaacaagTTTTTTGCACAATGGGATGTAGGCCTATTGCTGAGGAAAATGAATGAatttaaattaaaaacagaaatacctttatttacgtaagtattcagaccgtttgctatgagactcaaaattgagctcaggtgcatcctgtttcctttggtcatccttgagatgtttctacaacttcattggaattcagctgtggtaagttcaattgattggacatgatttggctaggcacatacctgtctatataatgtcccacagttgacagtgcatgtcagagcaaaaaccaaaccatgaggttgaaggaattgtctgtaggcacagatctggggaagagtacaaaaaaatgtctgcagcattgaaggtccccaagaacatggtggcctccatcattcttaaatggaagaagtttgaaaccaccgagactcttccgagagcaggccgcccgggccaaactgagcaatcaggggagaagggccttggtcagggaggtgaccaagaacccaatggtcactctgacagggctccagagttactctgtggagatgggagaaccttcaagaagggcaaccatctctgcagcactccaccaatcaggcctttatggMagagtggccagacggaaaccaattctcagtaaaaggcacatgacagcccacttggagtttgccaaaaggcacctaaagtactcacagaccatgagaaacaagattttctggtctgatgaaaccaagaatgccaagcgtcacgtctggaggaaacctggcaccatctccacggtaaagcatggtgggggcagcatcaggctgtggggatgtttttcatcagcagggactgggatactaatCAGGATCGAGAGGAATATGAAcgaaaca is a window of Salvelinus sp. IW2-2015 linkage group LG13, ASM291031v2, whole genome shotgun sequence DNA encoding:
- the LOC111972226 gene encoding lactosylceramide 1,3-N-acetyl-beta-D-glucosaminyltransferase A: MFLNFRRIRKCQCVQLVTTCFVLSVLMVCWEQLDHHVVSHMKSYSYRYLVNSYDFINKSFGISQKEAKSQSNFPYLINHHDKCDSNEVLLLLFVKSSPENLERRQAIRATWGNEAYTQRELGATVRVVFALGVHPNPQQRGHVQRGLLGEDQVYGDLVQQDFVDTFHNLTIKLLLQFRWSHNYCSQARFLMSADDDIFVHMPNLVHYLQGLIRQGARDLWVGHVHRGAPPNRRKDSKYHVPYEMYQWPSYPDYTAGAGYVVSGDVASKIYQATLSLNASLYIDDVFMGICANAMGMSPQEHVYFSGEGKAPYHPCIYDKMITSHGHVADVRYLWKAATDPQIHDISSGLLGKMYCTAVKVMLLCKPYYLNTYPCKAAFS